A window of the Polaribacter batillariae genome harbors these coding sequences:
- a CDS encoding DEAD/DEAH box helicase: MSTFLELGLKEPINKALTDLGYEKPTVIQEKAIPQIISSTTDLKAFAQTGTGKTAAFSLPILELLDESNSNVQAIILSPTRELAVQIGKNIEDFCKYLKNVKVTTVYGGANMDQQIRSLKKGSQIVVGTPGRTVDLINRRALKLGNVQWLVLDEADEMLNMGFKDELDKVLEATPETKQTLLFSATFPKEVESIAKNYMTKPVEITSGEKNQGSDNVSHEYYSVTERTRYPALKRIADLNPDIYAIIFCRTRRETQEVADNLIKDGYSADALHGDLSQGQRDSVMGKFRKKTIQILVATDVAARGLDVTELTHVLNHKLPDQIENYTHRSGRTGRAGNKGISIVLVNGKEKGKLRQIERIIKKKFVETKVPTGKEIVKNQLMNLIDKVQNTEVNESEISEFLPSIYEKLESLNREELIQKFVSLEFNTMLKYYENAKDLNDLSSRENSRARSTDENMTRFFINIGRKDSLNPAKLIGLINDQNIGDKIEIGAIDILDTFSFFEIDKNYEDKTLEAFAANQPDFDGRSVNVEITKKERSSGGRRGGRKPFGKKEGGFGRRRSLDGSFSKKGNDGGRERSSNRANRNSGGDRKSSGFGRRRKER; this comes from the coding sequence ATGTCAACATTTTTAGAATTAGGCTTAAAAGAGCCTATCAACAAAGCATTAACAGATTTAGGTTACGAAAAACCCACTGTTATTCAAGAAAAAGCAATTCCACAAATTATTTCATCAACAACCGATTTAAAAGCATTTGCACAAACAGGTACAGGTAAAACTGCTGCCTTTAGTTTGCCAATATTAGAGCTTTTAGACGAAAGTAACAGCAATGTTCAGGCAATTATTTTATCTCCAACAAGAGAGCTAGCCGTTCAAATTGGTAAAAATATAGAAGACTTTTGTAAATACTTAAAAAACGTAAAAGTTACCACAGTTTATGGAGGTGCAAATATGGACCAACAAATTAGATCTTTAAAAAAAGGGTCTCAAATTGTAGTGGGTACTCCAGGTAGAACTGTAGATTTAATTAATAGAAGAGCTTTAAAGTTAGGAAACGTACAATGGTTGGTTTTAGACGAAGCAGATGAGATGTTAAACATGGGCTTTAAAGACGAACTTGATAAAGTTTTAGAAGCCACTCCAGAAACAAAACAAACGTTGTTGTTTTCTGCAACTTTTCCGAAAGAAGTAGAGTCTATTGCCAAAAATTACATGACAAAGCCAGTAGAAATTACTTCTGGTGAAAAAAATCAAGGTTCAGACAATGTAAGTCACGAATATTATTCGGTTACAGAAAGAACTCGTTACCCTGCTTTAAAAAGAATTGCAGATTTAAACCCAGATATTTATGCCATTATTTTTTGTAGAACTCGTAGAGAAACGCAAGAAGTTGCAGACAATTTAATAAAAGATGGTTACAGTGCAGATGCCTTGCATGGAGATTTATCTCAAGGACAAAGAGATTCTGTTATGGGAAAATTCAGAAAAAAAACAATTCAAATTTTAGTGGCGACAGATGTTGCTGCTCGTGGATTGGATGTTACTGAATTAACACATGTATTAAACCACAAATTACCAGATCAAATAGAAAACTACACACACAGAAGTGGAAGAACTGGTAGAGCTGGAAATAAAGGGATTTCTATTGTTTTGGTTAATGGAAAAGAAAAAGGGAAATTACGCCAAATCGAAAGAATTATTAAAAAGAAATTTGTAGAAACGAAAGTTCCTACTGGTAAAGAAATTGTTAAAAATCAATTAATGAATTTAATTGATAAGGTACAAAATACAGAAGTAAACGAATCTGAAATTAGCGAATTTTTACCAAGCATTTACGAAAAACTAGAAAGCTTAAATAGAGAAGAATTAATTCAAAAATTTGTTTCTTTAGAGTTTAATACAATGTTAAAGTATTACGAAAACGCTAAAGATTTAAACGATTTATCTTCAAGAGAAAATTCGAGAGCAAGATCTACAGACGAGAATATGACTCGTTTTTTTATAAATATTGGCAGAAAAGATAGTTTAAACCCTGCAAAATTAATTGGCTTAATTAACGACCAAAATATTGGAGATAAAATAGAAATTGGTGCGATTGATATTTTAGATACTTTTTCTTTCTTTGAAATTGATAAAAATTACGAAGACAAAACTTTAGAGGCTTTTGCCGCAAATCAACCCGATTTCGATGGCCGTTCTGTAAACGTAGAAATTACCAAAAAAGAACGTTCTAGTGGTGGAAGAAGAGGTGGTAGAAAACCTTTCGGAAAAAAAGAGGGTGGTTTTGGCAGACGTAGAAGTTTAGACGGGTCTTTTTCTAAAAAAGGCAATGATGGTGGAAGAGAAAGATCTTCAAATAGAGCCAACAGAAACTCTGGTGGAGATAGAAAATCTAGCGGTTTTGGAAGAAGACGCAAAGAAAGATAA